Proteins from a single region of Thermovirga sp.:
- a CDS encoding NAD-dependent deacylase, whose protein sequence is MSLNLVAESLSAGNLVVLSGAGMSTASGLPDFRGADGLWRQKDPRLLASVSAMENSRAEFVEFYRHRIRMLQGVEPNRGHHVLAGWESGELLEGIITQNVDGLHQAAGSGKVHELHGNLRKVGCSRCRASFDSELFLERDDCPDCGGPLRPGVVLFGEMLPGGPMEAAEDLAGTASSFLVLGSSLEVSPANAYPMLAKRAGSKLFIINKTPTRLDPMADAVIRGDIVATLEEIGKILNQGS, encoded by the coding sequence ATGAGTCTTAACCTGGTTGCTGAAAGTCTTTCCGCGGGGAACCTGGTCGTTCTCTCGGGAGCAGGTATGAGCACCGCTTCGGGGCTTCCCGATTTCAGGGGCGCCGACGGTTTGTGGAGGCAGAAAGACCCGCGCCTCCTCGCATCGGTATCCGCCATGGAGAACAGTCGTGCCGAATTCGTGGAATTCTACCGGCACAGGATAAGGATGCTGCAGGGCGTCGAGCCCAACAGGGGGCACCATGTGCTGGCGGGTTGGGAATCCGGGGAGCTCCTGGAAGGCATTATCACCCAGAACGTCGACGGGCTGCACCAGGCGGCGGGCTCCGGGAAGGTCCATGAATTACACGGAAACCTGAGAAAAGTCGGTTGCAGCCGTTGCCGAGCTTCCTTCGACAGCGAACTCTTCCTCGAGCGGGACGACTGTCCCGACTGCGGGGGACCGCTGAGGCCCGGCGTGGTCCTCTTCGGGGAGATGCTTCCCGGGGGACCCATGGAAGCCGCCGAAGACCTGGCGGGGACGGCCTCATCCTTCCTGGTCCTTGGTTCCTCGCTGGAGGTTTCGCCCGCCAACGCCTACCCCATGTTGGCAAAAAGGGCGGGGTCGAAGCTCTTTATCATCAACAAGACACCCACGCGGCTGGATCCCATGGCCGATGCGGTCATCCGCGGCGATATAGTGGCGACCCTGGAGGAGATAGGCAAAATCCTAAATCAAGGATCGTGA